Proteins found in one Bremerella volcania genomic segment:
- the grpE gene encoding nucleotide exchange factor GrpE: MSAEHPEKDPSQDPSTQADQSQATEENTSTDEFFGSADDQVEKLKQDLVDAEKRVLLAQADLENYRKRVRRERDDELKFANVPLLTDLLPVVDNLQRAMQSAEGSEHSGGIIDGIKLVEKQLLEAMKKRGCEPIEAEGQPFDPNFHEAIMQQPSADVEPNTVLHVAQTGYKLFDRCIRASQVIVSKAPD; encoded by the coding sequence GTGTCTGCAGAACATCCCGAAAAGGATCCCTCGCAGGACCCCAGCACCCAAGCCGACCAGTCGCAAGCGACCGAAGAAAATACGTCCACCGACGAATTCTTTGGCAGTGCGGACGATCAGGTCGAGAAGCTGAAGCAAGATCTGGTCGACGCCGAGAAGCGAGTCCTCCTGGCCCAGGCGGATCTGGAGAACTACCGCAAACGCGTCCGACGCGAGCGCGATGACGAACTCAAGTTCGCTAACGTGCCGCTGCTGACCGACCTCCTGCCGGTTGTCGATAACCTGCAGCGTGCCATGCAGTCGGCCGAAGGCTCGGAGCATTCCGGCGGGATCATCGACGGCATCAAGCTGGTCGAAAAGCAGCTTCTGGAAGCGATGAAGAAGCGCGGCTGCGAACCGATTGAGGCCGAAGGTCAGCCGTTCGACCCGAACTTCCACGAAGCGATCATGCAGCAGCCGAGTGCGGATGTGGAGCCTAACACCGTTCTGCACGTAGCCCAGACTGGCTACAAGCTGTTCGACCGCTGCATTCGCGCCAGCCAAGTGATTGTCTCAAAAGCACCTGACTAA
- a CDS encoding FmdB family zinc ribbon protein, translating into MPTYEYKCDACEHEFEEFQSISADPLTKCPKCKKKKLRRLFSTGGGLLFKGSGFYITDYRSDSYKKSAEKGTKSSESSKPAKSESKAKSSD; encoded by the coding sequence ATGCCCACCTACGAATACAAGTGTGATGCTTGTGAACATGAATTCGAGGAATTTCAGTCGATCTCGGCCGATCCTCTGACGAAGTGCCCCAAGTGCAAGAAGAAGAAATTGCGCCGGCTCTTCAGCACCGGTGGCGGCTTGCTATTCAAGGGGTCCGGGTTTTACATCACGGACTATCGCAGCGATTCGTATAAGAAGAGCGCGGAAAAGGGCACGAAGAGCAGCGAATCGTCCAAGCCGGCCAAAAGTGAATCGAAAGCCAAATCGTCCGACTAG
- a CDS encoding DNA gyrase inhibitor YacG encodes MASLRCPTCGHLFESDYTPAMPFCSERCRQIDLGQWLDEEHALPVDIEKHIEEQANRTLDDEDS; translated from the coding sequence ATGGCTTCTCTACGCTGTCCCACGTGTGGTCACCTCTTCGAGAGTGACTACACCCCGGCAATGCCCTTTTGCAGCGAACGATGTCGTCAGATCGATCTCGGACAATGGCTCGACGAGGAACACGCGCTTCCAGTCGACATTGAAAAGCATATCGAAGAGCAGGCGAATCGGACGCTCGACGACGAAGATTCGTGA